In Ignavibacteria bacterium, the genomic stretch CGCCCCTCCGGGGCTTAATATCTGAGCTTATGAGCCTTCTTCTCTGCCTCAAAATTGGTTCTGTAGACAATATCCCACAAAGGCTGGCTTACACCGAAGCCTCTTGTCGCATCCTTATAATGATGCCTCATGTGGTGCTTTTTTATAAAGAGGAATAATCCGCTTTTTATGTTAAAGTGATGAATGGCGTAGTGCGTCATATCATAAAAAAGGTATCCCGTAAGGAACCCAGAGAAGAAGGGATACACAAACTTTGCTCCCAGAATGTAATAGAATAATGCGTAGAAAGTAAATGCAAGAGGAACGCTCACAGACGGCGGCATAACAAGCCTTCTCGAGTCCTTCGGGTAAGCATGATGCACACCGTGAAAAATAAAATGCATCCTCTGCCCGATTGAGTTGTTCGGGACATAGTGGAAGATGAACCTGTGAAGTGTGTATTCTGTAAACGTCCAGATGAAGGTCCCAAGTACAAAGAGCAGTATTATGCTTTCATATTTTATGTCCGGATTTATATAAGAATAATAGAGCAGGTATAGAACTAAGGGCAGATACATTATAACGGGAACAGAGGGATGGACTCTGCTCAAGGCTTCCATAAAATTGCTTTCAAACATTCTTGCTGTTTTATCTTCATTTGAAATATATTTCTTTTCCATATGAGTTTTCTCCGGAAATTTATTTCGCTGAGTTCAATTGTATATTAAAGAATAAAAAAGAAGAAAGAAAATTTTAAGGCAGTAAGAAATCCTTTGACTTCGGGACATATCTTTTCTTATTGAGCGGAAAATTAACTATTTTTACTCCCGGACTTTTTACAGAACCCAAAAATGGACCTCAAATGAAAGAGCCGTCACCTGAAAAATCCCGTTCCGGCAAGGGCGTTGTAATCCTTGCCTTTATTGCTTTCATATCCTTGGGACTTCCCGATGGCCTTTTGGGCGTTGCCTGGCCCTCGATGAGGGAAAGCTTCTCCAGGTCACTGGATTCACTTGGAATGCTGCTTGTAGCTTCCATGGCGGGATATCTCCTTTCAAGTTTCTACAGCGGGCTGGTGACCTCACGCCTGGGTGTCGGGTGGCTCCTGTCATTAAGCTGCCTTGCAACGGGTGCCTCTCTTCTGGGCTACACGCTTGCGCCGCACTGGTGGATGATGATTCCTCTTGCAGTTGTGGCGGGCTTGGGGGCCGGGGCAATTGATGGCGGGATCAATACCTATGTCGCAAGCAATTTCGGCGAACACCTGATGCAGTGGGTACACGCAAGCTACGGTATAGGCATAACCATGGGACCGGTAATTATGACCACGGGACTGAGCTATTTTTCCTCGTGGCGCCCGGGCTACATTGTGGTGGGAGGCCTGCAGATTGCCCTTGCAGCCTCATTTGCGCTGACCGTTTCAATGTGGCAGACAGGGAAAAGCGGCGAGGAGAAAAAACAGGTATTATCCGATTATAAAACGCCCATGATGGAAACACTCAGGCAGCCTGACGTATGGATAAGCATACTCCTCTTTTTTATTTATGCCGGAATTGAAGCTACAATAGGAAGCTGGGCATATACACTGCTTACTGAGTCGCGCGGCATTTCTTCAGAAATTGCGGGATTTTTTGTCGGTAGCTACTGGGCTACATTTACCGTTGGGCGGATACTTGCGGGAATTTTCACAAGGCGCTTCAGGATGCATTCACTGATTAGAGGAAGCCTTGCAGGAGCCTTCGCGGGGGCTTTGCTCTTAATATGGAGCCCGTTTAAGGCAATGAGCCTAATAGGAGTAGTAATAATTGGTTTTGCAATTGCCCCGATATTTCCCGGCATGGTGTCTCTTACAACAAGGCGCGTAGGTGCGCGTTTTGCGGCAAATACGATAGGAATGCAGATCAGCGCCGCGGGCCTCGGGGTTGCAGCAATTCCGGGATTAACGGGAGTCCTGGCTCAGCGCACGTCTTTGGAAGTAATCCCGGCCTTAGTTCTTCTCTGGATTATCTCCCTGTTTATTTTATATTCCTTGTCCATACGGAGGGAGAAAACACCCGAATAACTACTGACTAGCCCTGATTCTCTTGTAAAAGCTCTTTGTAAATCTTTTATCAAAGACTTCTGTCTTTACGTACTCAAATTTCAGCTCGCGTTCTATAGTGCCGAATAATGGAATGCCGCTTCCAAGAATAATCGGGATTGTTGATATGATAAGCTCATCTATAAGGTCTTCCTTCAGGAAGTTCTGAATTGTCATGCCGCCGTCGACATAAAAATTCCTGTAGCCCATAGAGTTAAGCTTACGTATAACTTCTTCGGGACTTCCATTTATGATTTCAGCTTTACCGGAAAGTTTCTTTGGGATTTCTTTAAGGCTGCCGGAGAGAACAAAGAGGGGTTTAGTGTACATCCACTCGTCGAAAGAAAGGACTTTTTCAAAAGTGTTCCTTCCCATTATCACTGCGTCAATCATATTCATGAACTCCCCAAAGCCCCAGTCGCTTCCTTCCGGGTTGGGAATTTCAATCAGCCAGTCTATATCCCCGTCCTTTTTTGCAATAAATCCGTCGAGGCTCTGTGCTATAAAAACATATGCGGACATAGTGTGCTTTCAAAATAGTTACGGGAACAATCAATGCCGTAGAAAGGCGGCCGCCGGCCGCCCCTACAGCAATTATTTAATTAACCGTTTGTTCTGGGACCAGCCGTGCGGACGTCTTCTGTAACGTCTTCTGCAAACTGCTTGAAATTGTCCTGGAACATCTTTGCGAGCTTCTGAGCCATAACATCGTATCTATCCTTGTCTTTCCATGTGTTCTTCGGATTTAATACTTCCGAAGGAACTTCCGGGCATGAAACAGGGACTTCAACGCCGAAGACAGGATCAGTGCAGGTCTCAACGTTATCAAGGGCTCCGCTTAAAATTGCATTAAGCATTGCGCGTGTGTAACGGATCTTCATTCTCTGTCCTTCTCCGTACGGGCCGCCGCTCCAGCCTGTGTTAAGGAGCCAGCACTTAACATCGTGCTTTATTATCTTCTCTCCCAAAAGCTTTGCGTAAACTGAAGGGTGGAGTACCATAAAAGGAGCTCCGAAGCATGTGCTGAAAGTAGCCTTTGGTTCGGTTACACCCTTTTCAGTTCCGGCAACCTTTGCAGTGTAGCCCGAAAGGAAGTGGTACATTGCCTGATTATAGTTCAGCTTTGAGACCGGAGGAAGCACACCGAAAGCATCTGCTGTAAGCATGATGATATTCTTCGGGTGGCCGCCCATTCCGTCAGGCTTTATGTTGTCGATGAATGTAAGCGGATATGCAGCTCTTGTATTTTCGGTCAGTGTGTCGTCATCCAGATCAAGAAGGCGTGAATTGGCATCCATTGACACGTTTTCAAGCACTGTTCCGAATTTCTTTGTAACACCGTAGATTTCTGGTTCAGCTTCTTCTGAAAGACGGATCATCTTGGCATAGCAGCCGCCTTCAAAGTTAAATATGCCGTTTTCGCTCCAGCCATGCTCGTCGTCGCCGATGAGCCTTCTGTTTGCATCTGCTGAAAGAGTGGTCTTGCCTGTTCCTGACAATCCGAAAAGAACTGCAACGTCGCCGTCCTTGCCGATATTGGCCGAGCAGTGCATAGACATTACACCCTTCTGAGGAAGCATGTAGTTG encodes the following:
- a CDS encoding dihydrofolate reductase, with amino-acid sequence MSAYVFIAQSLDGFIAKKDGDIDWLIEIPNPEGSDWGFGEFMNMIDAVIMGRNTFEKVLSFDEWMYTKPLFVLSGSLKEIPKKLSGKAEIINGSPEEVIRKLNSMGYRNFYVDGGMTIQNFLKEDLIDELIISTIPIILGSGIPLFGTIERELKFEYVKTEVFDKRFTKSFYKRIRASQ
- a CDS encoding fatty acid hydroxylase; translated protein: MEKKYISNEDKTARMFESNFMEALSRVHPSVPVIMYLPLVLYLLYYSYINPDIKYESIILLFVLGTFIWTFTEYTLHRFIFHYVPNNSIGQRMHFIFHGVHHAYPKDSRRLVMPPSVSVPLAFTFYALFYYILGAKFVYPFFSGFLTGYLFYDMTHYAIHHFNIKSGLFLFIKKHHMRHHYKDATRGFGVSQPLWDIVYRTNFEAEKKAHKLRY
- a CDS encoding phosphoenolpyruvate carboxykinase; translation: MIPKDKILSQLDKLGIRNINDVFYNLSTAQLVERALYRREGTLSHYGPLVVRTGQHTGRSPNDKFIVKEPTNQDKIWWGKVNSALDEEKFTHLYHKMQAYIQNKDIYVQDCYAGADPEYKMHLRVITETAWHNLFAHNLFIRAKSAAELEEHNPEFTVIDMPNFHANPKIDGTNSEVFVTINFKEKLVLIGGTSYAGEIKKSIFTVLNYMLPQKGVMSMHCSANIGKDGDVAVLFGLSGTGKTTLSADANRRLIGDDEHGWSENGIFNFEGGCYAKMIRLSEEAEPEIYGVTKKFGTVLENVSMDANSRLLDLDDDTLTENTRAAYPLTFIDNIKPDGMGGHPKNIIMLTADAFGVLPPVSKLNYNQAMYHFLSGYTAKVAGTEKGVTEPKATFSTCFGAPFMVLHPSVYAKLLGEKIIKHDVKCWLLNTGWSGGPYGEGQRMKIRYTRAMLNAILSGALDNVETCTDPVFGVEVPVSCPEVPSEVLNPKNTWKDKDRYDVMAQKLAKMFQDNFKQFAEDVTEDVRTAGPRTNG
- a CDS encoding MFS transporter yields the protein MKEPSPEKSRSGKGVVILAFIAFISLGLPDGLLGVAWPSMRESFSRSLDSLGMLLVASMAGYLLSSFYSGLVTSRLGVGWLLSLSCLATGASLLGYTLAPHWWMMIPLAVVAGLGAGAIDGGINTYVASNFGEHLMQWVHASYGIGITMGPVIMTTGLSYFSSWRPGYIVVGGLQIALAASFALTVSMWQTGKSGEEKKQVLSDYKTPMMETLRQPDVWISILLFFIYAGIEATIGSWAYTLLTESRGISSEIAGFFVGSYWATFTVGRILAGIFTRRFRMHSLIRGSLAGAFAGALLLIWSPFKAMSLIGVVIIGFAIAPIFPGMVSLTTRRVGARFAANTIGMQISAAGLGVAAIPGLTGVLAQRTSLEVIPALVLLWIISLFILYSLSIRREKTPE